Proteins from a genomic interval of Zingiber officinale cultivar Zhangliang chromosome 2A, Zo_v1.1, whole genome shotgun sequence:
- the LOC122043487 gene encoding pentatricopeptide repeat-containing protein At3g26540-like isoform X2 produces MAATARSVLDCLIQHAVRPKRTSPAATSASTIIRHLDSGDLRKAIATLSSSASPFPDNVYASLLHLCSSRRSLVDVRRVESHLVAFSPSSSPSIFLLNRTIVTYARCGSPADARELFDEMPTRDGGTWNAMISAYALSDCPNEAVSLFSRMNSAGIRPKDVTLASVLGCCADLLASFLARQIHCLILKYGYLPNVILDTSVVDVYGSAGEAMLMFFQMIREGVKPLSFTVSNTLKACSKVLALKEGNQIHAYLSKTGFEGDNVVGCSLMDVYAKCGVVDDARQLFDQLPCKDVVSWTSMISGYVACGRVDEAEKIFEEMPERNVISWNALLAGYIRFFCWDKASDFFCRMWRETGKLDLVSLGLQLNACAGISDLDRGKQIHGFAYRHNWESDKFFRNQLVDMYAKCGNLRNAEISFSIMADQRDTVSWNSLISGYIRYGRSEETLVALSEMQRETIPNEFTFTTILAACANIFMLDVGKQIHAFMLRNGFQLNAIVRGALVDMYSKCRLIEYAIKIFEEESTRDLILWNTIILGCAYNGRGEQSLDLFEEMKKEVAADNVTFIGVLLACVSQGYVDLGRRYFDSMSNEYGIIPRIEHYECMIELLGKYGWMVELEDFIQRLPFEPTIPMWIRIFDCCREHGNIRLGERAAKFINESNPLTPVQFEIIPKAGHHMSCSSG; encoded by the exons ATGGCGGCGACGGCTCGATCGGTCCTCGATTGCCTCATCCAGCACGCCGTCCGCCCCAAACGCACCTCCCCCGCCGCCACTTCCGCCTCCACCATCATCCGCCATCTCGACTCCGGCGATCTCCGGAAGGCCATCGCAACCCTCTCCTCTTCCGCCTCCCCCTTCCCCGACAACGTCTACGCTAGCCTCCTTCACCTATGTTCCTCCCGGCGCTCCCTCGTCGACGTCCGCCGCGTGGAATCCCACCTCGTTGCCTTCTCCCCATCCTCCTCCCCCTCCATCTTCCTACTCAACCGCACCATCGTCACGTACGCGCGGTGCGGCAGCCCGGCGGACGCCCGCGAACTCTTCGATGAAATGCCCACTAGGGACGGAGGTACATGGAATGCTATGATCTCTGCATACGCCCTCTCCGACTGCCCTAACGAGGCGGTCTCCCTCTTTTCCAGAATGAATAGCGCCGGAATCCGACCTAAAGATGTCACCTTGGCGTCCGTGCTTGGCTGCTGCGCCGACCTTTTGGCCTCCTTCCTCGCTCGGCAGATACATTGCCTTATTTTGAAGTATGGTTATCTTCCTAATGTGATTCTGGATACGTCTGTTGTTGATGTCTACG GCAGTGCAGGAGAGGCAATGCTAATGTTCTTCCAAATGATTAGAGAAGGGGTGAAACCTTTGAGCTTTACTGTGTCAAACACTCTCAAGGCTTGCTCAAAGGTCCTTGCACTTAAGGAAGGAAATCAGATCCATGCATATTTATCGAAGACTGGTTTCGAAGGGGACAATGTTGTAGGCTGCTCTTTGATGGACGTGTATGCGAAGTGTGGGGTCGTCGACGATGCTCGGCAATTGTTTGATCAATTGCCTTGCAAAGATGTTGTCTCATGGACTTCGATGATCTCAGGCTATGTGGCATGTGGGAGAGTTGATGAAGCTGAAAAGATCTTTGAAGAGATGCCTGAAAGGAATGTCATTTCTTGGAATGCACTATTGGCCGGTTACATTCGGTTCTTTTGTTGGGACAAGGCATCAGATTTCTTTTGCAGGATGTGGAGGGAGACAGGAAAATTGGACCTTGTTTCACTAGGATTGCAATTGAATGCTTGTGCTGGCATTTCTGATCTTGACCGTGGAAAGCAAATTCATGGGTTTGCTTATCGGCACAACTGGGAGTCAGATAAATTCTTTCGAAATCAATTGGTCGACATGTATGCAAAATGTGGTAACCTTAGGAATGCTGAAATTTCATTTTCCATAATGGCTGATCAGAGGGATACAGTTTCTTGGAATTCTTTAATATCTGGTTACATACGATATGGCAGGAGTGAGGAGACATTGGTTGCTTTGAGTGAGATGCAGAGGGAGACGATTCCAAATGAGTTTACTTTCACAACAATATTGGCTGCTTGTGCGAATATTTTCATGCTTGATGTTGGCAAGCAAATTCATGCTTTCATGCTAAGAAATGGTTTTCAGCTGAATGCTATAGTCAGGGGTGCATTAGTTGATATGTATTCCAAGTGCCGGTTGATAGAGTATGCCATCAAAATTTTTGAAGAAGAGAGCACTCGGGATCTGATCCTTTGGAACACAATTATATTGGGATGTGCTTATAATGGGAGAGGTGAACAAAGCCTTGATCTTTTTGAAGAAATGAAGAAGGAAGTTGCAGCCGACAATGTCACATTCATTGGTGTTTTGCTTGCCTGTGTGAGTCAGGGATATGTTGATCTTGGTAGACGGTATTTTGATTCAATGAGTAATGAGTATGGTATCATACCTCGAATTGAGCACTATGAGTGCATGATTGAACTGCTAGGCAAATATGGGTGGATGGTTGAACTCGAGGACTTCATTCAGCGGTTGCCATTTGAGCCAACTATCCCGATGTGGATAAGGATCTTCGACTGCTGTCGAGAGCATGGCAACATAAGACTAGGAGAAAGGGCTGCAAAATTCATCAATGAATCTAACCCATTAACTCCAGTTCAGTTTGAGATCATTCCAAAAGCAGGACATCATATGTCATGCTCATCTGGGTAA
- the LOC122043487 gene encoding pentatricopeptide repeat-containing protein At3g26540-like isoform X1 codes for MAATARSVLDCLIQHAVRPKRTSPAATSASTIIRHLDSGDLRKAIATLSSSASPFPDNVYASLLHLCSSRRSLVDVRRVESHLVAFSPSSSPSIFLLNRTIVTYARCGSPADARELFDEMPTRDGGTWNAMISAYALSDCPNEAVSLFSRMNSAGIRPKDVTLASVLGCCADLLASFLARQIHCLILKYGYLPNVILDTSVVDVYGKCLEMNDARKMFDLILHPNEISWNVIVRRYLEAGSAGEAMLMFFQMIREGVKPLSFTVSNTLKACSKVLALKEGNQIHAYLSKTGFEGDNVVGCSLMDVYAKCGVVDDARQLFDQLPCKDVVSWTSMISGYVACGRVDEAEKIFEEMPERNVISWNALLAGYIRFFCWDKASDFFCRMWRETGKLDLVSLGLQLNACAGISDLDRGKQIHGFAYRHNWESDKFFRNQLVDMYAKCGNLRNAEISFSIMADQRDTVSWNSLISGYIRYGRSEETLVALSEMQRETIPNEFTFTTILAACANIFMLDVGKQIHAFMLRNGFQLNAIVRGALVDMYSKCRLIEYAIKIFEEESTRDLILWNTIILGCAYNGRGEQSLDLFEEMKKEVAADNVTFIGVLLACVSQGYVDLGRRYFDSMSNEYGIIPRIEHYECMIELLGKYGWMVELEDFIQRLPFEPTIPMWIRIFDCCREHGNIRLGERAAKFINESNPLTPVQFEIIPKAGHHMSCSSG; via the coding sequence ATGGCGGCGACGGCTCGATCGGTCCTCGATTGCCTCATCCAGCACGCCGTCCGCCCCAAACGCACCTCCCCCGCCGCCACTTCCGCCTCCACCATCATCCGCCATCTCGACTCCGGCGATCTCCGGAAGGCCATCGCAACCCTCTCCTCTTCCGCCTCCCCCTTCCCCGACAACGTCTACGCTAGCCTCCTTCACCTATGTTCCTCCCGGCGCTCCCTCGTCGACGTCCGCCGCGTGGAATCCCACCTCGTTGCCTTCTCCCCATCCTCCTCCCCCTCCATCTTCCTACTCAACCGCACCATCGTCACGTACGCGCGGTGCGGCAGCCCGGCGGACGCCCGCGAACTCTTCGATGAAATGCCCACTAGGGACGGAGGTACATGGAATGCTATGATCTCTGCATACGCCCTCTCCGACTGCCCTAACGAGGCGGTCTCCCTCTTTTCCAGAATGAATAGCGCCGGAATCCGACCTAAAGATGTCACCTTGGCGTCCGTGCTTGGCTGCTGCGCCGACCTTTTGGCCTCCTTCCTCGCTCGGCAGATACATTGCCTTATTTTGAAGTATGGTTATCTTCCTAATGTGATTCTGGATACGTCTGTTGTTGATGTCTACGGTAAGTGCCTTGAGATGAATGATGCTCGCAAGATGTTTGACTTAATTCTCCACCCAAATGAAATTTCCTGGAATGTGATTGTTCGTCGGTACCTCGAGGCAGGCAGTGCAGGAGAGGCAATGCTAATGTTCTTCCAAATGATTAGAGAAGGGGTGAAACCTTTGAGCTTTACTGTGTCAAACACTCTCAAGGCTTGCTCAAAGGTCCTTGCACTTAAGGAAGGAAATCAGATCCATGCATATTTATCGAAGACTGGTTTCGAAGGGGACAATGTTGTAGGCTGCTCTTTGATGGACGTGTATGCGAAGTGTGGGGTCGTCGACGATGCTCGGCAATTGTTTGATCAATTGCCTTGCAAAGATGTTGTCTCATGGACTTCGATGATCTCAGGCTATGTGGCATGTGGGAGAGTTGATGAAGCTGAAAAGATCTTTGAAGAGATGCCTGAAAGGAATGTCATTTCTTGGAATGCACTATTGGCCGGTTACATTCGGTTCTTTTGTTGGGACAAGGCATCAGATTTCTTTTGCAGGATGTGGAGGGAGACAGGAAAATTGGACCTTGTTTCACTAGGATTGCAATTGAATGCTTGTGCTGGCATTTCTGATCTTGACCGTGGAAAGCAAATTCATGGGTTTGCTTATCGGCACAACTGGGAGTCAGATAAATTCTTTCGAAATCAATTGGTCGACATGTATGCAAAATGTGGTAACCTTAGGAATGCTGAAATTTCATTTTCCATAATGGCTGATCAGAGGGATACAGTTTCTTGGAATTCTTTAATATCTGGTTACATACGATATGGCAGGAGTGAGGAGACATTGGTTGCTTTGAGTGAGATGCAGAGGGAGACGATTCCAAATGAGTTTACTTTCACAACAATATTGGCTGCTTGTGCGAATATTTTCATGCTTGATGTTGGCAAGCAAATTCATGCTTTCATGCTAAGAAATGGTTTTCAGCTGAATGCTATAGTCAGGGGTGCATTAGTTGATATGTATTCCAAGTGCCGGTTGATAGAGTATGCCATCAAAATTTTTGAAGAAGAGAGCACTCGGGATCTGATCCTTTGGAACACAATTATATTGGGATGTGCTTATAATGGGAGAGGTGAACAAAGCCTTGATCTTTTTGAAGAAATGAAGAAGGAAGTTGCAGCCGACAATGTCACATTCATTGGTGTTTTGCTTGCCTGTGTGAGTCAGGGATATGTTGATCTTGGTAGACGGTATTTTGATTCAATGAGTAATGAGTATGGTATCATACCTCGAATTGAGCACTATGAGTGCATGATTGAACTGCTAGGCAAATATGGGTGGATGGTTGAACTCGAGGACTTCATTCAGCGGTTGCCATTTGAGCCAACTATCCCGATGTGGATAAGGATCTTCGACTGCTGTCGAGAGCATGGCAACATAAGACTAGGAGAAAGGGCTGCAAAATTCATCAATGAATCTAACCCATTAACTCCAGTTCAGTTTGAGATCATTCCAAAAGCAGGACATCATATGTCATGCTCATCTGGGTAA
- the LOC122043488 gene encoding L-type lectin-domain containing receptor kinase IX.1-like: TYNDPLLLWNHKTNELTSFTTQFSFIINSNATNHADGFAFFLAPYPAKLPLYSQGGYLGLYSNTTIDINSTSSAVAVEFDTFSNYEWDPEGEHLGIDINSIKSTKYVNWSSSIKEQRVGNARVDYDSMTHNLSLFLTYPKTNQLPSANYNLSYIVDLREVLPEHVVVGFSAATGNYTEMHSIISWSFNSTLQTEKNKHMVVIIIGSAIGVVLVVVLCSITLLICIKNRRKENDLEEEHMEWDEDIDHEFESQRGPKRFSFRELSLATENFSEEKKLGEGGFGSVYKGWLSVLNLDVAIKRISKGSKQGRKEYISEVKIISRLRHRNLVQLIGWCHIKTEFLLVYEFMPNGSLDYYLYSTAKFLQWPARHRIAMGLASALFYLNEEWEQCVVHRDIKPSNVMLDSAFNAKLGDFGLARLVDHDGDLQTTDLAGTRGYMAPECFYTGKVSKQSDIYSFGIVALEIACGRRTIEPMEAQSKMRLVDWVWGLYGKGKILEAVDARMDGDFETRQIESLMVVGLWCAHPDSSLRPSIKQVIGALSFEAPLPVLPPKNPVPRYFAPEFEAYATGKISSVANSPPSGDFNHSFEFSCR, encoded by the coding sequence ACCTATAACGACCCACTCCTGCTCTGGAACCACAAAACGAACGAACTCACTAGCTTCACCACACAATTCTCCTTCATCATCAACTCCAATGCGACGAATCATGCCGATGGCTTTGCCTTCTTCCTTGCACCATACCCTGCCAAGCTTCCCTTATATTCTCAAGGTGGCTACCTTGGCCTCTATTCCAACACCACAATCGACATCAATTCAACCAGTAGTGCAGTGGCAGTGGAGTTTGACACCTTCAGCAACTATGAATGGGATCCAGAAGGCGAACATCTCGGCATTGACATAAACTCAATCAAATCTACCAAGTATGTTAATTGGAGCAGCAGTATCAAGGAACAGAGAGTTGGTAATGCACGGGTGGATTATGACTCAATGACCCACAACTTGAGCCTCTTCCTCACCTATCCAAAGACAAATCAATTGCCAAGTGCCAATTACAACTTAAGCTACATCGTTGATCTGAGGGAGGTCCTCCCGGAGCATGTAGTAGTTGGGTTCTCCGCTGCCACTGGTAACTACACTGAGATGCATAGCATTATATCATGGTCCTTCAACTCCACTCTGCAAACAGAGAAGAACAAACACATGGTTGTAATCATCATAGGTTCTGCCATTGGAGTGGTCTTGGTGGTTGTATTATGCTCGATTACCCTCTTGATTTGCATCAAGAACAGGAGGAAGGAGAATGACTTAGAGGAGGAGCACATGGAGTGGGATGAGGATATCGATCATGAGTTTGAGAGCCAACGAGGACCGAAGAGGTTCTCTTTCAGGGAATTGTCACTCGCAACAGAGAACTTCTCAGAAGAGAAGAAGCTCGGAGAGGGCGGCTTCGGGTCGGTCTATAAAGGATGGCTGAGTGTCTTAAATCTCGACGTGGCCATCAAGAGGATTTCCAAGGGTTCGAAACAGGGGAGGAAGGAGTACATCTCAGAGGTCAAGATCATCAGCCGGCTGAGACACCGGAACTTGGTGCAGCTCATCGGGTGGTGCCACATCAAAACCGAGTTCTTGCTGGTGTACGAGTTCATGCCCAATGGGAGCCTCGACTATTACCTCTACAGCACAGCGAAGTTCTTACAGTGGCCGGCGCGGCACAGGATTGCGATGGGTCTGGCGTCGGCTCTCTTCTACCTAAATGAGGAATGGGAGCAGTGCGTGGTGCACCGCGACATCAAACCGAGCAACGTGATGCTCGACTCGGCGTTCAACGCCAAGCTCGGCGATTTCGGGCTCGCGAGGCTAGTTGACCACGACGGCGACCTGCAAACCACCGATCTGGCCGGTACGAGGGGGTACATGGCGCCGGAGTGCTTCTACACCGGCAAGGTGAGTAAGCAATCCGACATATACAGCTTCGGCATTGTGGCGCTGGAGATCGCGTGCGGAAGGCGGACGATCGAGCCGATGGAGGCGCAGAGCAAGATGAGATTGGTGGATTGGGTTTGGGGTCTCTACGGGAAGGGGAAGATCTTGGAGGCGGTGGATGCGAGAATGGATGGGGACTTCGAGACGAGGCAGATCGAGAGCTTGATGGTGGTGGGACTGTGGTGCGCCCACCCGGACTCGTCGCTTCGGCCATCCATCAAGCAGGTGATCGGCGCGCTGAGCTTCGAGGCGCCATTGCCGGTGCTTCCGCCCAAGAATCCGGTTCCGAGGTACTTCGCGCCGGAATTTGAGGCATACGCCACAGGGAAGATTTCTTCGGTGGCGAATTCGCCGCCGTCCGGCGATTTCAATCACTCGTTCGAGTTCAGTTGTCGCTAG
- the LOC122043489 gene encoding uncharacterized protein LOC122043489, with the protein MKAVLVEEAPDEGALCCLCGYPLHGLPFYTTEPQIFDVHLRCAESYCFFIQGHGHGHGQEKSSSPAPANHHYKHDKQLAGRFQYPWQPPQRNMYGNVLYHAQPPSFYHHPYYQPSPQNPCPNVYGNVLNHPQPPPFYHLPHYQQPPNIPFLPLPAAYGSTSINQQAAGNNQVWRPTKWGTSTAAVMIGSKTIPRRLRLV; encoded by the exons ATGAAGGCTGTGCTGGTGGAGGAAGCTCCTGACGAGGGGGCCTTATGCTGCTTGTGTGGATATCCACTGCATGGCTTGCCCTTCTACACCACTGAGCCACAGATCTTCGATGTCCATTTGAGATGTGCCGAGTCTTACTGTTTCTTCATCCAAGGCCATGGCCATGGCCATGGGCAGGAGAAATCATCTTCTCCTGCTCCAGCTAACCATCACTACAAACATGACAAACAACTTGCCGGCCGTTTCCAATATCCTTGGCAACCACCACAGCGCAACATGTATGGCAACGTACTTTACCATGCACAACCGCCTTCTTTCTATCATCATCCTTACTATCAGCCGTCGCCCCAAAATCCATGTCCCAACGTGTATGGCAACGTACTTAACCATCCACAGCCGCCTCCTTTCTATCATCTTCCTCACTATCAGCAGCCCCCAAATATTCCTTTCCTCCCACTACCAGCTGCTTATGGTTCCACTTCCATCAACCAGCAAGCCGCAGGTAATAATCAAGTGTGGAGACCAACAAAGTGGGGTACATCGACGGCAGCTGTTATGATTGGTTCAA AAACTATACCCAGGAGGTTGCGGCTAGTATGA